The genome window TGGCGGAGTGAGGTATTACTTCTGAATGGCCCATGTTTTCCAATCATAcgttttatgtggtttatagaTGGATTTATGTTTTTCTGAATGATATCGGCTtatgaaaaggaaaataaattctaATTGATTCTTTAAACCCAGTCCTATAATATGAACTGATTAGCTCCTGTTTGCAAATTGTGTGTTGCAGCCACTCAAACGCCAACGCAGTGTCAGCATGCCTGCAGAAAACCCTCaggcctgcctggctgccttaGAAACATCCCAAAACTACCTCAGACCTCCTCTGGAGAGAGTGCCCTCCATCACATCATCCAAGGGgttagacacacacatacatgcaacCGAACAACCTCCCCTGCTGCCAATTCCTCTCTTATTATTCACTCCTTTTCATAAATAAATCCTGCAAAAGTTTTAACCTTCTAAATTGTCTTGCTGCTATTGCACCACTTTCTACtgctccctttttttcttctctcttcttTTGGCAACGAggcagtgaaaaaaaagtgcgcTTTGAGCGTGTCAACACAATTCCACCCAAAGGCCGACAGTGCCCCAGGAGGGTGCCCACCGTCCGAAGGCGGTCGTGCATCCCCAAAATACTGACTCGCCGACGTTCCTCCATACCCAAACAGATTATCAGGTAGAGAaatctggtttttttttcctcacaaacTAAAATATCAACGAGTATCTTGGGTGATTCCAAGCATCCAGCATAAAACAAAACTTCCTGAAAGAAGTGACATATTTCCTATATGTAGGTGTCAGcggaattgtgtgtgtgtttgtgtgcataaGTGTGTGTCTCCGCGTGTCATGTCCAGGCAAGACTTGGTCCCcaccctcctcttcttctcctccctgCTATGTGTGATTCCTCGCTCGTTCCTTTTAATCTTGCTGTGTTCTGGAGTTCTGGTATGTTAGCGGCATAACTCatgtttacacacacacacacacacacacacacacacacacacacacacacacacacacacacacacacacacacacacacatacggaTAATAAGGCAAAAGCGACACACAGACCTCATTCACACCGGGGGCTCCAAAGAGGGAGCCACATTGACTTTGACGAGGAACAGAGACTCTCATCTTGTTTTGTCAGGAAGTTTAATCCTTTTTGGCTGAATtccacacacactttctcacaCACTGAGACACAAAGCTCTGTCATGCTGCTGAGACAAGGTCAGAGCATTTAGGATCCTTCAATTCCTTGAGAGCGCGTCCGGGACTACTTCATCTCCTTCCTTTTCTCAAACGTTTGATTAAATGAGCCCAACTGTGGATGTCAAACAGAGTCTGGACATGCGGTGATTATCCCCACTGGATATCAGGAAATCTGGATTTGTTTAGATTCACTGGATCTGACTCGAAGGAGTCGTTTTTGGGGACAGTGGGTTAGCCACGCTGGTAATGGAGGTGATAAAGCTCCATACTCACTGCCCCACTCAGGTATGAGCCGCAGCCAGGAACCTTACTGGGGCTCCATCAACAGGTAAGTAGGCTTTGGGACATCATATatatttctacattttccTGGGTGATACATTTTATTAGGATTTTGTACATGGATCACGTGCGAGTGAATGTAACGTTTGCCTGTTGGTGCTTGTGAGCATAGTTGCTTATCTAAACACCCACAAACACATAATAGATTCTAAAACCTCCATTCATGACaataattgtgtttattttgaatatgGTGCATCATGGTATGTATTTGCATTCAGTATTTTGGACTAATTATGGTGTGGATAAGATTTTTAAGTTGTTCCTAGGCTCCTCCAGCTGGGGTCCTTCACCAGATGATGGCTGTGTGTTTATTACTGAGTGTGCTTCTCTCCAAACATTTCACCACTATGGCGTCACAGTTGATAGATACACATAGGTAGACTGTATATACAGTGGAatcttgtttttgtggttTGAAAGTTTCCACTAGGTCTGACTGGAATcgaaatgcacaaaaaaatcccatcaCAGGAAgttcctttcattttcttttcaggggTACGGCGGACTGGTTTGGTGTGAGCAAGGACAACGACAGCAGCCAgcgatggaggaggaggagcctgCAGCACTGCGGCCATCTCTATGGGGGTCTAAAGGCTCAGGTGATGAGGGGCATGGAGCTACCCAGCCAGGACAACCTCTCCCTGACCAGCACTGAgactccccctcccctctgtcTCCCACCCCTCCACCCTAGTCACCATCACTATGGCATGCGGAGggtaggctttttttttagtacctCTTCAGTTGACGGCATCAAAGTAGGAAGCAAGTTTGGTTAGTTCAAGTATTATGTGTAGTATTAGTAATATGGAATcacatgtttttgtgtgaatgGTTAAATGTTGATCATgatattgtaaatgtattGTGTGTGCACAGGTTGTAGACCCCCTGGCTCGGGGTCGAGCTTTCCGCACGGGGGAAGAGATTGATGGCATCGGCGTGCTGCCAACTCTCCCCAACGCCTGCGCGGCCTCCCTTTGCTCATTTTCCAGCTCGCGTTCGGCCATCAGCAGGTTGCCACGGCGACGCAAACGGGAGTCAGTTGCCGCCATGAGCCTCAAAGCTGCCTCGGCATTGATGAAGGTGCtttgcaaaacacattttggttCTTCGGTTGTCCATCAGGCAAATGTATTTAACCGTTTGCGTGGACAGGGGCGTGCAGTCGGTGAAACCGTGACAGGACGATATCGGAGGCGGAGTTTCCTGCACCCCAGTTTTTTTGAAGATGACACAGTGGACTTCCCTGATGATTTGGACACATCTTTTTTCACTGGAGTGAGCACATACACAAATGCTTCCTGTCAGAAAGTGAGACTTGCCTGACTTCGTTGTCGTGCACTTCAGGAGGGTCTGCCAGATGAGCTCTCCAGCTATGCAGATGAAGTTTTTGAGACGGCATCAGAGGCCGCGCGCCATCATCTTGATGACGGCGATCTCACTGGAAGTGCGCTTGATAGGAACGAACTGGAGAGGAGTCACCTGATGTTGTGAGTTTACTGTAGATGTTCTAAAAAGTACAGAAAATAGATGAATGGTTGGTGCTCCTATTTCCAGGCCGTTAGAACGAGGATGGCGCAAAGCTAAAGACGGCTCACTCGTCCAACCCAAAGTGCAAGTGAACCAAGAAATGATGAGTCAGCAGCGTGGGCAAAGGATCACAGTGCCCGTCAAGAAGCTGTTCGCCCGAGAGAAGAGGCCTTACGGGCTCGGCATGGTCGGCCGTCTCACCAACCGAACGTACCGAAAGCGCATTGATAGCTTTGTCAAGAGACAGATTGAAGACATGGACGACCACAGGTACAAAATACCCAGAAAATctacttctcttttttttaaaattattattattattatttatttatttatttatttatttatttatttattatattcacCAGGCCGTTCTTCAGCTACTGGATCACTTTTGTCCATTTACTGATAACCATCCTGGCTGTCATTATCCACGGCATCGCTCCTGTGGGCTTCTCACAACATGAGACTGTGGATTCGGTCAGTAACATGTTTCTATAATTGACCCTAGGAAGCATTCAGTGTAAAATAAGTAAATGctactttaaaataaaaaatacttttcaggTGTTAATGAACAAGGGTGTatatgaaaatgtgaaatttgtaCAACAACAGAATTTCTGGATTGGTCCAAGCTCGGTGAGTACTTGGAAGATTTTCAACCTCTACTGCATTGATTATTTTAAAGCTATATTTTatattcctattttttttggaaggagGCGCTAATCCATCTGGGAGCCAAATTTTCCCCTTGCATGCGTCAGGATCAAGAGATCCACAAACTGGTGCAAGACAAGATGGTCAAAGAAAGAGAGTCGGGCTGCTGCGTGAGGAATGATCGCTCGGGATGTTTGCAGACTTTGCAAGAAGAGTGTTCGGTTAGTGCACTTATGACCTTTTCTGGAAAGCACCTTACCTTTAATGACAATAAATACTATTTCTGTCTTCTAGACCACATTGGCATTATGGGTAAAGTGGCCTCAGCATCCCAGTGCTCCTTACTTGAACGGTAAATTACGTCAATATGGCGCAGTTTGCCATCAGGATCCCAGGTAAAATCAAATTGGTGTGTATGTTATTATTAACATGCGTCACATGTTTTTACCTAGAAAGAAGTAAGCAAAATGTTTCACCCGCCCCCCCACATCATCTATTTTGTAGGATTTGCCAGGAACCTGCCTCTGTCTCGCCTCACGAATGGCCTGAAGACATTACCAAGTGGCCAGTGAGTATGGAGAATCTAgtggtgaaaataaaaaataaataagaataaatataaataaaaacaatcatcaTGATCAACATAAAACCTAGAGATGAAACACAACTGTATTTTACTGTTAAAGTTAAATATAACTGAGCTGCACATAGCGACTCTTTCCtttaccactagagggagcccttAACTACAGTCCAATCTATGTGACCCCCAGGTTTGCACGCGATACAGTTTTGTGAACCACACCAATCTTCCTCACATCGATTGCACCATCACGGGCCGGCCCTGCTGCATTGGAACCAAAGGCCGGTAAGGATCCAATGTGAAtctatatttaatatttatttgtattatatgTTCCAAGTCTTTTATTGGTGTTGTTTATTTGCTGTCATTATTAATATTCGAAATTTAACAATACCCTGACTAAAGCAATCCTATTTGCATACTGattaaaatattatatttcatAGATGTGAAATCACTTCCAGAGAGTACTGTGACTTCATGCACGGCTACTTCCATGAAGAAGCCACTCTCTGCTCACAGGTAGACTACACATACACTAGTAAAtttgtttaaattattttttaaaacagcaaCATGAAGTTTAAGTTAGCCTCAAATTAGCGCAACCATTCTTTCTCCACTAGGTGGCGTGCATGGATGACGTGTGCGGCCTCCTGCCTTTCCTCAACCCCGAAGT of Syngnathus acus chromosome 19, fSynAcu1.2, whole genome shotgun sequence contains these proteins:
- the LOC119138234 gene encoding inactive rhomboid protein 1-like isoform X5 codes for the protein MRGMELPSQDNLSLTSTETPPPLCLPPLHPSHHHYGMRRVVDPLARGRAFRTGEEIDGIGVLPTLPNACAASLCSFSSSRSAISRLPRRRKRESVAAMSLKAASALMKGRAVGETVTGRYRRRSFLHPSFFEDDTVDFPDDLDTSFFTGEGLPDELSSYADEVFETASEAARHHLDDGDLTGSALDRNELERSHLMLPLERGWRKAKDGSLVQPKVQVNQEMMSQQRGQRITVPVKKLFAREKRPYGLGMVGRLTNRTYRKRIDSFVKRQIEDMDDHRPFFSYWITFVHLLITILAVIIHGIAPVGFSQHETVDSVLMNKGVYENVKFVQQQNFWIGPSSEALIHLGAKFSPCMRQDQEIHKLVQDKMVKERESGCCVRNDRSGCLQTLQEECSTTLALWVKWPQHPSAPYLNGKLRQYGAVCHQDPRICQEPASVSPHEWPEDITKWPVSMENLVVCTRYSFVNHTNLPHIDCTITGRPCCIGTKGRCEITSREYCDFMHGYFHEEATLCSQVACMDDVCGLLPFLNPEVPDQFSRLWLSLFLHAGILHCLVSVLFQMTVLRDLEKLAGWLRISIIYMLSGITGNLASAIFLPYRAEVGPAGSQFGILACLFVELFQTWQILERPWRAFGKLIAISVFFFSFGLLPWIDNFAHVCGFVSGFFLSFAFLPYISFGRSDMYRKRVQICVFLLVFAALLSSLAVFFYVYPVKCDWCEYLTCIPITDKFCEKYDLNAKLL
- the LOC119138234 gene encoding inactive rhomboid protein 1-like isoform X2 translates to MSETGTGKKPPWLKLDIPIIQLTSDDMSTQKEPLKRQRSVSMPAENPQACLAALETSQNYLRPPLERVPSITSSKGGTADWFGVSKDNDSSQRWRRRSLQHCGHLYGGLKAQVMRGMELPSQDNLSLTSTETPPPLCLPPLHPSHHHYGMRRVVDPLARGRAFRTGEEIDGIGVLPTLPNACAASLCSFSSSRSAISRLPRRRKRESVAAMSLKAASALMKGRAVGETVTGRYRRRSFLHPSFFEDDTVDFPDDLDTSFFTGEGLPDELSSYADEVFETASEAARHHLDDGDLTGSALDRNELERSHLMLPLERGWRKAKDGSLVQPKVQVNQEMMSQQRGQRITVPVKKLFAREKRPYGLGMVGRLTNRTYRKRIDSFVKRQIEDMDDHRPFFSYWITFVHLLITILAVIIHGIAPVGFSQHETVDSVLMNKGVYENVKFVQQQNFWIGPSSEALIHLGAKFSPCMRQDQEIHKLVQDKMVKERESGCCVRNDRSGCLQTLQEECSTTLALWVKWPQHPSAPYLNGKLRQYGAVCHQDPRICQEPASVSPHEWPEDITKWPVSMENLVVCTRYSFVNHTNLPHIDCTITGRPCCIGTKGRCEITSREYCDFMHGYFHEEATLCSQVACMDDVCGLLPFLNPEVPDQFSRLWLSLFLHAGILHCLVSVLFQMTVLRDLEKLAGWLRISIIYMLSGITGNLASAIFLPYRAEVGPAGSQFGILACLFVELFQTWQILERPWRAFGKLIAISVFFFSFGLLPWIDNFAHVCGFVSGFFLSFAFLPYISFGRSDMYRKRVQICVFLLVFAALLSSLAVFFYVYPVKCDWCEYLTCIPITDKFCEKYDLNAKLL
- the LOC119138234 gene encoding inactive rhomboid protein 1-like isoform X4; this translates as MTCPHKRRGTADWFGVSKDNDSSQRWRRRSLQHCGHLYGGLKAQVMRGMELPSQDNLSLTSTETPPPLCLPPLHPSHHHYGMRRVVDPLARGRAFRTGEEIDGIGVLPTLPNACAASLCSFSSSRSAISRLPRRRKRESVAAMSLKAASALMKGRAVGETVTGRYRRRSFLHPSFFEDDTVDFPDDLDTSFFTGEGLPDELSSYADEVFETASEAARHHLDDGDLTGSALDRNELERSHLMLPLERGWRKAKDGSLVQPKVQVNQEMMSQQRGQRITVPVKKLFAREKRPYGLGMVGRLTNRTYRKRIDSFVKRQIEDMDDHRPFFSYWITFVHLLITILAVIIHGIAPVGFSQHETVDSVLMNKGVYENVKFVQQQNFWIGPSSEALIHLGAKFSPCMRQDQEIHKLVQDKMVKERESGCCVRNDRSGCLQTLQEECSTTLALWVKWPQHPSAPYLNGKLRQYGAVCHQDPRICQEPASVSPHEWPEDITKWPVSMENLVVCTRYSFVNHTNLPHIDCTITGRPCCIGTKGRCEITSREYCDFMHGYFHEEATLCSQVACMDDVCGLLPFLNPEVPDQFSRLWLSLFLHAGILHCLVSVLFQMTVLRDLEKLAGWLRISIIYMLSGITGNLASAIFLPYRAEVGPAGSQFGILACLFVELFQTWQILERPWRAFGKLIAISVFFFSFGLLPWIDNFAHVCGFVSGFFLSFAFLPYISFGRSDMYRKRVQICVFLLVFAALLSSLAVFFYVYPVKCDWCEYLTCIPITDKFCEKYDLNAKLL
- the LOC119138234 gene encoding inactive rhomboid protein 1-like isoform X3, with translation MSRSQEPYWGSINRGTADWFGVSKDNDSSQRWRRRSLQHCGHLYGGLKAQVMRGMELPSQDNLSLTSTETPPPLCLPPLHPSHHHYGMRRVVDPLARGRAFRTGEEIDGIGVLPTLPNACAASLCSFSSSRSAISRLPRRRKRESVAAMSLKAASALMKGRAVGETVTGRYRRRSFLHPSFFEDDTVDFPDDLDTSFFTGEGLPDELSSYADEVFETASEAARHHLDDGDLTGSALDRNELERSHLMLPLERGWRKAKDGSLVQPKVQVNQEMMSQQRGQRITVPVKKLFAREKRPYGLGMVGRLTNRTYRKRIDSFVKRQIEDMDDHRPFFSYWITFVHLLITILAVIIHGIAPVGFSQHETVDSVLMNKGVYENVKFVQQQNFWIGPSSEALIHLGAKFSPCMRQDQEIHKLVQDKMVKERESGCCVRNDRSGCLQTLQEECSTTLALWVKWPQHPSAPYLNGKLRQYGAVCHQDPRICQEPASVSPHEWPEDITKWPVSMENLVVCTRYSFVNHTNLPHIDCTITGRPCCIGTKGRCEITSREYCDFMHGYFHEEATLCSQVACMDDVCGLLPFLNPEVPDQFSRLWLSLFLHAGILHCLVSVLFQMTVLRDLEKLAGWLRISIIYMLSGITGNLASAIFLPYRAEVGPAGSQFGILACLFVELFQTWQILERPWRAFGKLIAISVFFFSFGLLPWIDNFAHVCGFVSGFFLSFAFLPYISFGRSDMYRKRVQICVFLLVFAALLSSLAVFFYVYPVKCDWCEYLTCIPITDKFCEKYDLNAKLL
- the LOC119138234 gene encoding inactive rhomboid protein 1-like isoform X1, which translates into the protein MSETGTGKKPPWLKLDIPIIQLTSDDMSTQKEPLKRQRSVSMPAENPQACLAALETSQNYLRPPLERVPSITSSKGEKKVRFERVNTIPPKGRQCPRRVPTVRRRSCIPKILTRRRSSIPKQIIRGTADWFGVSKDNDSSQRWRRRSLQHCGHLYGGLKAQVMRGMELPSQDNLSLTSTETPPPLCLPPLHPSHHHYGMRRVVDPLARGRAFRTGEEIDGIGVLPTLPNACAASLCSFSSSRSAISRLPRRRKRESVAAMSLKAASALMKGRAVGETVTGRYRRRSFLHPSFFEDDTVDFPDDLDTSFFTGEGLPDELSSYADEVFETASEAARHHLDDGDLTGSALDRNELERSHLMLPLERGWRKAKDGSLVQPKVQVNQEMMSQQRGQRITVPVKKLFAREKRPYGLGMVGRLTNRTYRKRIDSFVKRQIEDMDDHRPFFSYWITFVHLLITILAVIIHGIAPVGFSQHETVDSVLMNKGVYENVKFVQQQNFWIGPSSEALIHLGAKFSPCMRQDQEIHKLVQDKMVKERESGCCVRNDRSGCLQTLQEECSTTLALWVKWPQHPSAPYLNGKLRQYGAVCHQDPRICQEPASVSPHEWPEDITKWPVCTRYSFVNHTNLPHIDCTITGRPCCIGTKGRCEITSREYCDFMHGYFHEEATLCSQVACMDDVCGLLPFLNPEVPDQFSRLWLSLFLHAGILHCLVSVLFQMTVLRDLEKLAGWLRISIIYMLSGITGNLASAIFLPYRAEVGPAGSQFGILACLFVELFQTWQILERPWRAFGKLIAISVFFFSFGLLPWIDNFAHVCGFVSGFFLSFAFLPYISFGRSDMYRKRVQICVFLLVFAALLSSLAVFFYVYPVKCDWCEYLTCIPITDKFCEKYDLNAKLL